The window TTCAATAGTTCTTCAGGTATCCCATTTCCGCTGTCTTTGATAGTTATCTTTACATAGTTACCCTCATCCAGATGCAGGGGATTGTCTTCCTGAAGCACTAAATTTTCACAGCCTGCCCTGATTATCCCGCCGTCAGGCATCGCCTGTATTGCGTTAATCGTGAGATTGCTGATCACCTGACTTATCTGAGTCTCATCAGCATTGACTGCCCATATATCGTCAGGTATAGAGAATTCAATTTTAACGTTTGAACCGCTCAGGACAAAATCTACAGAATCCCTTAACAGCTTTGTGATTGAGATTGCTCTTTTTACCGGAGCGCCGCCTTTGGAAAATGTCAGCAGCTTATACGTCAGCTCCTGAGCCCTCAGAGATGCATTTTCTGCATTAACCAGCCACTTGAATACCTTATCTTCAGGGTTAATATGCATTAATGCGAGACTTATGTTACCGAGTATGCCGGTCAGCAGATTGTTGAAGTCATGGGCTATGCCTCCGGCCAGGATTCCGAGAGACTCAAGTTTGTGAATCTTGACACGATCATCATCTACCTGCCTGTGGTCGGTTAAATCAATTAAAGAGGCGCGAATCTCTTTTTTTGAAGTTTGCTTTGCTACGGCAATACCTTCCATATACGCATATAAAGAAGGTGCATTGTCCTTCATGATCTGTATCTCGCATGTCTGCTTTCTATCAGAATTGAGTGTTTTCCTGAAAAAGTCATTGAATACCCCCCTGCCTTCAGGTGTAATGAATTGGGCAAATCGCCTGCCGATCAGGCCCATTCTATCAACACCTAGCATTGAGGCGCCTGACAGATTTACCATAATGATAGAGCCGTCGGCCTCATCAAATGTGAAGAATCCGACAGGAGCAAAGTCAAACAGGTCAATGTACTGCTCACTCATCTCTTCTGCTTTATTGCGTGCTATTTGCAGCTCTTCATTTTGCATCTCCAGCTCTATCTGATGTACCTGAAGCTCATGGACAAGGGTGCGTATGTCCGTTTCATGCATGTATTTAATCTCATCAGCCTTCTTTATTTTGAGAATTTCTTCAGCCTGTTGCCGAAGGTCTCTGTGACGATTGTCGTCTGATTTATCTTTCTTCATGGCATATTTCCATGTGAACAGTAAACAGTAAGCAGTGAGCAGTAAGTAGATAATTACTGTCTTTACTGCTAACCGCTTACTGCTTACTGCTCACTGCTTTAGTTATATCCTCAATCGCAAGCAGTATCAACTGGCCTTCATTTTTTTCTCCGGATATCCGTCGCGCATTCAGGAGCATTTTTCTGTAGCCGATATTCGGAAATTCATGTTCTACCACAAAGTCATTGAACTCGTTGCCCTTGGGAAGGATTTTCTCAAGCAATTGCCTTAATGAAGGCATGTCCCATTCATGGTTGCCGAGACCAAATAGAGATTTTCCCTCGGTCTCCTCTTGAGAGACCTGAAAAGTAGTGTAGAAAGCCCTGCTTGCAGATACAACACAAAACTCTGAATTAAGTACTATCAATGGTTCTCTTACTGTATTTATGATGTCTTCCGTGTAAATGAGCGCCTCTTTAATCGCTATATTCTCGCGCTTATAATCCTCCATCAGTTTAATATTTGTAATGTCATTAAAGGTTATCACCGCGCCGTCTATTACATGGTCAAGCGTCCGGTAAGGCATAATGCGCATAATACATTGTCTTCCATCTTTGGTCTCCACCTGATTTTCCCTGGGAATCAGTGTATGAATAACATCCTTTATATCTTCTACCATGCCTGCATATTCCAGATTTGTGACAAGGTCGGTGAGGGGACGCCCGATATCCGACTGTCTGAGGGCGATGATCTTTGTTGCCTGTGTTGTAAACCGCTTTACATTCAGGTCATTGTCCACAAAGATTGTAGCAATATCCGTGCTGTTGAGGAGGTTTTTCATATCGTTGTTGGTCTGGGTCAGCTCGTCAACCTTGTTCTGCAGTTCAGCATTGACTGTTATAAGCTCTTCATTAAGGGAT is drawn from Nitrospirota bacterium and contains these coding sequences:
- a CDS encoding response regulator codes for the protein MKKDKSDDNRHRDLRQQAEEILKIKKADEIKYMHETDIRTLVHELQVHQIELEMQNEELQIARNKAEEMSEQYIDLFDFAPVGFFTFDEADGSIIMVNLSGASMLGVDRMGLIGRRFAQFITPEGRGVFNDFFRKTLNSDRKQTCEIQIMKDNAPSLYAYMEGIAVAKQTSKKEIRASLIDLTDHRQVDDDRVKIHKLESLGILAGGIAHDFNNLLTGILGNISLALMHINPEDKVFKWLVNAENASLRAQELTYKLLTFSKGGAPVKRAISITKLLRDSVDFVLSGSNVKIEFSIPDDIWAVNADETQISQVISNLTINAIQAMPDGGIIRAGCENLVLQEDNPLHLDEGNYVKITIKDSGNGIPEELLKKIFDPFFTTKENGKGLGLSICYSILKRHNGIITVESDNGAGGAGTTFSIYLPACFEKIEGEKEEGKTLTGIGRILLMDDEEIIIQTAPAMLKALGYEVEAAGDGAEAIEKYKLAEEMGKPFDAVIMDLTIPGGMGGKNTIKRLREINPVVRAIVSSGYSNDPIIAEYKEYGFMATLSKPFRMQELSEVLHRVLSN